The DNA window TTTGCGGATGTCCTCGGGAGCCATGTCACCGGGACGGCTGGCACGGACGAGGCGCGTGACCCAGGCGAGGAGATCGTCGCTCAGATGCACGTCGCGCACCAGCGCCTGAAGCGCCAGCACTTCCTCACCCTGCATGACGGCGGGGACGCGCGCGCCGCCCGAGCCGGTCGTCTGGGCGAGGATGGCGCGTTCTTCCTCTTCGGTCGGATAATCCACGCGGATGTGGAGGAGGAAGCGGTCGAGCTGCGCTTCGGGCAGGGGGTAGGTGCCTGCCTGCTCCAGCGGGTTCTGCGTCGCCAGCACGAAGAACGGGGCGGGCAGGCGGTGGGTGATGCCCGCGTAGCTGACCGTCTTTTCCTGCATGGCTTCGAGCAGGGCGGCCTGCGTCTTGGGCGGAGTGCGGTTGAGTTCGTCCGCGAGGAGGAGGTTGGTGAAGACCGGACCCTGCTGGAAACGGAAGCTGCGATGGCCGGTGCCGTGGTCCTCTTCCAGCAATTCGGTGCCGAGGATGTCGCTGGGCATGAGGTCGGGGGTGAACTGGACCCGGCGGAAGTCGAGTTTCAGCGCATCGCCCAGCGAGCGGACGAGGAGGGTCTTGCCGAGGCCCGGAACGCCTTCCAGCAGGCAGTGGCCGCCCGCCAGCAGGCCGATCAGCAACTGTTCGACGACCTCCGCCTGCCCGACGATCGCCTGCCCGATCGCGGCGCGCAGATCGCCGAGGCGCGCGATGCGGTCATGAATTTCGGATTCGGTTATGTCTTTCATTTTCAGTCCCTTGCTGGGATATTCTCAGATGAAATGGAAATCGTCAAACCGACAGCGCATACATCACGATGTTGACTGCGAACTTCGTATTGTCTTCCGCGAGGAAGCGTTTGTTGCGCCAGTCATAGTCCCATTCGCAGCCATAATCCTTGTTGCTGTAGAGGACGCCCAGCCGTCCGTTCACCTCTATGCCCTTGAGATAATCGTGGATGAGGTCATCGCCCCAGCCGTTCAGTTCGAGCGTGGTGTTGGGCGGTCCGTCGAATTTGAAGAAGCTGCGGTAGAGGCCGTGGGTCTTGGGCAGCGGCTTCAGCGCTTTGGGGCCGAAGATCTTGCCCATCTGCGCTTCGAACGAGCGGGCGAAGAGGCCGTCTATGTCATGGTTGCAATCGTCCACCATGACAAAGCCGCCATTGCGCACATAGCGTTCGAAATTGCGGCGCTCTGCGGGGGAGAACTCGACCAGCTTGTGCCCCGCCATGTAACAGAAGGGGGCGGTCAGCATCCTGGGGTCCGACAGCGGAACCACATGCTCCTTCGGGTCCACCCGCAGCGTCGTATAGTCGATCAGCGAGGTGATGATGTTGGACGGCGTCCGCTGGTCCACGTCCCAGTCGCCCGAGTCATAGCGAAGACGAGTGAACCAGAAGTCGTAGCCGCCCGCAGCGGACAGCGGCCGGGCGAGCATCGCGCTCGCCAGACCGCCCGCCATCAGCCGGAGAAAGTCACCGCGCGTCATCCTCCGGCCGTCATCCCTTTACACCGCGTCCGACAGCGAGGTGAAGGTGAAGTCGCGCAGCTTCATGGGCGGGATCACCATCACCATGTCGCTTTCATCGCTCTTCACGCGGACGGGCTTGCCCAGTTCCTCGACATTGTTGAGCATGATGACCGGGCTTTCGTTGAAGCGGAAATTCTTCACCGGATATTTGATCTGCCCGTTTTCGATATAGAAGGTGCCGTCGCGGGTCAGGCCCGTCAGCAAAACCGTCTGCGGATCGACCATGCGGATATACCATGTGCGCGAGACGAGAATGCCGCGTTCGGTCGTGCGGATAAGGTCAGCGGTCGATTTGGTGCCGCCTTCCATGATGAGATTGCCGAATTCAGCCTGTTCGGGCCGCCCCTGTTTCTGCGACCAGTAGCGGCTGTAGTTCATGTTGAGGAGCTTGCCGTTCTGGATGATTGGCATCTTCCTGCGGGCGACGCTCTCCGAATCCCACGGATAGATGGCCGCGCCGGGATAGGCGGGGTCGGTGAACATGGTGACCTGAGGCCCATAGACCTGCTCGCCCAGCTTGTTGCCGCCGCCTTTCTTCGACAGGAAGCTGCGGCCTTCGTCGGCGGAGCGCGCGTCGAAATAGAACATCATGAAGGCGATGAGACCGGCGGCGGCGGCGGGTTCGAGGATGACGGTATATTTGCCCGGCTCCAGCGCCTGCGCGCCTGCCGATGCGCTGGCCTTGCGCATGGCGACGCGGATGTCCTCGCCCGCGCTGAATTGCGCCACGTCCTGCACATTATGGCCGACCCAGCCCGATCCGCGCCCGTCCTCCGTCCGAACGGTGCAGGTATAATCGCTGCTGCTGCCGGTCTGGTATCCGTAATTACCCTTGCTGTTCATGAAGGCGACGAAGCCCGCCTGATCCTCCAGATAGCCCGCCGCGACGAGCTTTTCGGCGCGGCAGGGGGCGATGGATTCGGCGGCGACCTTCGCGCGGTAAGCGGGCGTTATGCCAGCGGTCGAAGCGCTGAACGTGTCGGTCTTCATGTAGGTCTGCTTGGGAACGGCGGGCATGAATTCCGGGTTTTCCGGCGCCAGCTTCGCCAGTTCTTCGGCCCGTCGCACGACTCGTTCGAGCGCGGCGTCATCGAACTGGTTGATGGTGGCAATGCCGACGCGCTTGCCATAGGCGACCTGCACCTGAAGCTCGATATCGTCGGTGATGCCTGCGGTCGATACGTCGTTGCGGGCGAAGCGGATATTGCCGCGTGTGTTGCCGGTCAGTTGGGCGGTGCATTCGTCCGCCTTGGAAAAGCCAAGAACCTTGGTCAGAATCGCCTTGGCCTGCGCTTCGGGAAGGATGCTCATCTATCTGTCTCCTGAAACGGTCTGTCAGCCGAGCGAGCGGGCGGTGTTGATGACGTTGATGCCGTTGAAGCGCGCGGTCGACGATCCGTGCGACACGGCGGATACCTGAGCGGGCTGGCCCTTGCCGTCGAAGAAGGAGCCGCCGAGCCGATAGTCGCTGGCGTCGCAGACTCCGGCGCATGCGTTCCAGAATTCGGGCGTGCGGATCTGGTAGGCGACATCCTCGATCTGCTGCGTGATCCTGCCGTTCTTGATCTCGTAGAAGAGCTGCCCGCCGAACTGGGCGTTGTAGCGCTGCTGGTCGATGGAGAAGCTGCCGTCGCCGATGATGTAGATGCCGTCCTCGACATTGGCGATCATGTCGGCGACGCTCATTTTCTGCTTGCCCGGTTCCAGGCTGACGTTGGCCATGCGCTGAAACTGCACGTTGGACCAGCTATCGGCATAGGCGCAGCCGTCCGATTCCTTCTTGCCTTCGATATGGGCCTGATCGCGGATCGCCTGATAGCCGACCAGCTTGCCGTCGCGGATCAGATCCCACTTCTTTGTCTTGATGCCTTCATCGTCATAGGCGACCCCGCCGAGGCTGCCGGGCTGGGTCTTGTCGGCGACGATGTTCACCTTGTCGCTGCCATATTGGAAATGGGCCTGCAGCTTGTCCATCGTGGCGAAGCTGGTGCCCGCATAATTGGCTTCGTAGCCGAGCACGCGGTCGAGTTCGAGCGGGTGGCCGACCGATTCATGGATGGTGAGCCAGGTGTGCGACGGATCGAGCACGAGGTCGTATTTGCCGGGCTTGACGGAGGTCGCCTTGATCTTCGCCTGCGCCTGTTTGGCGGCGGCGACGGCGTCTTCCTTCATGTCGTAGCTGTTGCCGTAGACGGTGACGCCGTTGGGCAGCACGGTCTTGCCGCTCGCCGCGCCGTCGAGATATTCAAACCCCATGCCCATCGGCGCGGACAGTCCCTCGCGGGTGCGGAACTTGCCGCTGGCCTTGTCCACCGCGGTCACTTCGATCGGCGCCCAGATGCGGTGCACGTCCTGGTCGATGTAGCTGCCGTCGGTGCTGGCGAAATATTTCTGTTCGTTGACGAGGAAGAGGATGGATCGGATAAAGCTCGCGCCCGCGTCCAGCGCGGCGGCGTTGACGCCCATGAGCAGATCGACCTTGTCCTTGATCGGCACGGTCATGCTGTTTTTGACGAGGGGCGTGCGCCAACTGACTTCGCCCACGCCCTTTGCCGGAGCGAGCTGGACCGGAGCGCTCTGGCCCGGTGCGTTGGCTTTGGCGATGGCGACGGCTTCGGTCGCTGCCTTCGCCACCGCGTCCGGCGTCAGGTCGTTGGTGGCGGCAAAGCCCCATGCGCCGTTGGCGATGACGCGGATGCCGACGCCGGTCGATTCGGTGTTGACAATATTTTCGACATTGCGTTCGCGCGTGATGACGAACTGGCGCAGGTAGCGGCCGACGCGCACGTCGCAATAGGTCGCGCCCGCGCTCTTCGCGCTGTTCATCGCGGCGTCCGCCAACTGCTTCTTGAAGGCGACGGGGAGGGCGCTGTTCAGTTCCTCGGCGGCGATGACGCGCCCGAACATGGACGGCAGCGCAAGCCCGCCGATGCCTGCGGCCCCAAGGGCCAGAAAATCGCGTCTGTGCAAGGCTGTGTCTCCTGCCTGAGATGCCCGCATGGCGCGGGTCGATTTTTGCCGGGATACGGCCGGGCCGCCATATCCGATTGATATGGCAGATCATCGCCGCCCGCCGGGGCAGGGTCAAACAACTTTTACGATTGCAAAGCAATGCTCCCCGACCTTTCGATACATGTCATCTGTCGAAAAGGTCTGGGCAGAGTTCGGGCGCGTAACAGCGAACAGCGGAGGCGGACGATTTAACTCCGCTCGGCGATGGCCGATGTCAGGGCTGGCTGACGTTGGCGACCGCGCCGTTCTGCGCATTCACCCGGTCTGCGCCGGACCGGTCGGTCGAGAGAAATCCCGATCCCACCACCACCAGCATCACGAGGATGACGAGCACGAGGCTGATCGCCAGCACATTGCGGTTGAGCTTCGAGCGCGATCCGCTGCGCGCGTCGACCTTGCTGATGTGGGGCGCGTCGTCCGGCTGTGTGTTCTGCATGGCGTCCTCCGTTTATCCACAAGCGCATGGAGTGCGTGGTGGTTCCGGCGGACGCGCAAGAAGAAATGTGGTCGGGGAAAGAGGATTCGAACCTCCGGCCCCTGCCTCCCGAAGACAGTGCTCTACCAGGCTGAGCTATTCCCCGACCGATGCCAGAGCCGCTTGTTGGGCGGCCCCGCGAGGCAGGAGTGCGCCTATAGAGAGGGGGTGACGGGCTGGCAAGCGGGCATCGCGCTTTTTTTGGGGCGGGCCTGTCAGAGCAGCCCGGCGGTGCGGAAGCTGAAGCGGTCATGCCCCGCTTCGATGACATGATCGGCAAGGCCGATGCCAAGCGGATGCAGGCTGCGGAAGAGCGAGCGGGTGAGCATGAGATCGGCGGCGCGGGGGGCGGGGGAGAGCGTGGACGCGCGGCGCTGGATGATCGCGACCCAGCTTTCCTCATCCATCATCAGCCGCATCAGCGCGCCCTGCCAGCCGGCATCCAGCGGAACCATCCGCTGGGGGCGCCACGCCGCGTCGAGGACGGCGAGCATCGGGTGGGGGTCCGGCACCTGCATGCGTGGATTAGGCCAGCAAGTCATTGAAAAGACGAGCCTCAAAAAGATCCGAAACGGAGTATTCTCCTGCGATTGGGTCCGCAATGACAGGGGCGTTGGCCCCGCCGCTCCGCTTCGCTACATCGGTGAGGAGGACTCGCCAGCGCAGGATGATGTTTTTGACGACCAGCCCCCATTATGAGCAGCAATATCTCGACCTGATGCGGCACATCTGGCGTCATGGCGACGAGCGGATCGACCGCACGGGGGTCGGCACCCGGTCGATCCTGGGTGCGACGATGCGTTTCTCTCTGGCCGACGACGCGGTGCCGCTGCTGACCACCAAGCGCGTTTATTGGAAGGTGGCGGCACGGGAGATGCTGTGGTTCCTGACCGGCGACACCAACATCCGCGAACTGGTGCGGCAGGGCGTCCATATCTGGACCGACTGGCCGCTCGACGCCTATCGCCGCGCGACGGGGGAGGACATCGACCGGGACGCGTTCGAAGCGCGGATCGTGGAGGACGCGGATTTCGCAGCGCGCTGGGGCGATCTGGGGCCGGTCTATGGCGCGCAGTGGGTGAACTGGCCGGTATATGAACCGGCGGGAGACGGTCTTTACCGCAGGGCGGAAAAGGGGCGGAACCAGATCGCGGAACTGGTTGAGGCGATCCGTGCCACGCCGGGGTCGCGCAGGCTGCTCTTTACCGGATGGAACGTGGCGGAGGTGCCGAACATGGCGTTGCCGCCATGTCATATGACTTATCAGTTTCAGGTGGCGAACGGGCGGCTCAACGGGCTGCTGTTCCAGCGCAGTTGCGATCTGGGGCTGGGCTTCGCGTTCAACATCTTCGGCCTGTCGATGCTGACGCGGATGCTGGCGCAGCAGACCGGGCTGGAGCCGGGCGAGGCGGTCTGGCAGGGGGGCGACGTGCACCTGTATCTCAACCATGCCGATCTGGTTGAGGAGCAGTTGAGCCGCGTCCCCGCCGGTGCGCCAAAGCTGCGGATCAATCGGCGGCCTTCAAACATTTTCGACTATCGGATCGAGGATTTTGAAGTGACGAATTATGCGCCGCAAAGCCATATTTCGGCACCGGTCGCGGTCTGAACGCAACGGCGACGTAGACAGGTAAACAGGATAAATTGGGTCAGTAACGCTTGCCTTTCTCTCCGTTGTAATTTAATAATTGCCGTAAGCAATATTATTGCACTGCATCATAGGAGCGAGGATGAGCGATCCCACGGGGTTTGACAGCGGCGAAGGGCAGGGCGCGCGAAACCTGCCGCCTTTGAAGCTGCACGTTCCAGAACCGCCTGCGCGACCGGGCGAGGCGGCGGACTTCACCCATTTCGAGATACCGCCGGTCGGCGCACAGCCGCGTCCCGACGAGGCGGCAGCGCCTGCAGACATGCGCGATCTGGCCTATGGGCTGGTGCGCGTGCTGGACGAAGACGGGCAGACGGCAGGCCCGTGGAATCCCAAATTGCCGCCGGAAACGCTGCTGAAAATGCTGCGCGCCATGGCGCTGACGCGGGCGTTCGACGGGCGCATGTTCCGGGCGCAGCGGCAGGGCAAGACCAGCTTTTACATGAAGTCGACGGGTGAGGAGGCTGTGTCCATCGGCGCGGCGCTGGCGCTGGCACGCGACGACATGTGCTTCCCCAGCTATCGCCAGCAGGGCATCCTGATCGCGCGGGACTGGCCGCTCGTCGACATGATCAACCAGATCTATTCCAACAAGGGCGACCGGCTGAAGGGCCGCCAGTTGCCGATCATGTATTCGGCGCGGGATGCGGGATTTTTCTCCATC is part of the Sphingobium amiense genome and encodes:
- a CDS encoding AAA family ATPase yields the protein MKDITESEIHDRIARLGDLRAAIGQAIVGQAEVVEQLLIGLLAGGHCLLEGVPGLGKTLLVRSLGDALKLDFRRVQFTPDLMPSDILGTELLEEDHGTGHRSFRFQQGPVFTNLLLADELNRTPPKTQAALLEAMQEKTVSYAGITHRLPAPFFVLATQNPLEQAGTYPLPEAQLDRFLLHIRVDYPTEEEERAILAQTTGSGGARVPAVMQGEEVLALQALVRDVHLSDDLLAWVTRLVRASRPGDMAPEDIRKYVKWGAGPRAGQALILCAKARALLHGRLAATREDIATLAAPVMRHRLLLSFAAEAEGRSADDVVAALVRAVPLA
- a CDS encoding DUF4159 domain-containing protein, which codes for MTRGDFLRLMAGGLASAMLARPLSAAGGYDFWFTRLRYDSGDWDVDQRTPSNIITSLIDYTTLRVDPKEHVVPLSDPRMLTAPFCYMAGHKLVEFSPAERRNFERYVRNGGFVMVDDCNHDIDGLFARSFEAQMGKIFGPKALKPLPKTHGLYRSFFKFDGPPNTTLELNGWGDDLIHDYLKGIEVNGRLGVLYSNKDYGCEWDYDWRNKRFLAEDNTKFAVNIVMYALSV
- a CDS encoding TldD/PmbA family protein; the protein is MSILPEAQAKAILTKVLGFSKADECTAQLTGNTRGNIRFARNDVSTAGITDDIELQVQVAYGKRVGIATINQFDDAALERVVRRAEELAKLAPENPEFMPAVPKQTYMKTDTFSASTAGITPAYRAKVAAESIAPCRAEKLVAAGYLEDQAGFVAFMNSKGNYGYQTGSSSDYTCTVRTEDGRGSGWVGHNVQDVAQFSAGEDIRVAMRKASASAGAQALEPGKYTVILEPAAAAGLIAFMMFYFDARSADEGRSFLSKKGGGNKLGEQVYGPQVTMFTDPAYPGAAIYPWDSESVARRKMPIIQNGKLLNMNYSRYWSQKQGRPEQAEFGNLIMEGGTKSTADLIRTTERGILVSRTWYIRMVDPQTVLLTGLTRDGTFYIENGQIKYPVKNFRFNESPVIMLNNVEELGKPVRVKSDESDMVMVIPPMKLRDFTFTSLSDAV
- a CDS encoding TldD/PmbA family protein, with translation MHRRDFLALGAAGIGGLALPSMFGRVIAAEELNSALPVAFKKQLADAAMNSAKSAGATYCDVRVGRYLRQFVITRERNVENIVNTESTGVGIRVIANGAWGFAATNDLTPDAVAKAATEAVAIAKANAPGQSAPVQLAPAKGVGEVSWRTPLVKNSMTVPIKDKVDLLMGVNAAALDAGASFIRSILFLVNEQKYFASTDGSYIDQDVHRIWAPIEVTAVDKASGKFRTREGLSAPMGMGFEYLDGAASGKTVLPNGVTVYGNSYDMKEDAVAAAKQAQAKIKATSVKPGKYDLVLDPSHTWLTIHESVGHPLELDRVLGYEANYAGTSFATMDKLQAHFQYGSDKVNIVADKTQPGSLGGVAYDDEGIKTKKWDLIRDGKLVGYQAIRDQAHIEGKKESDGCAYADSWSNVQFQRMANVSLEPGKQKMSVADMIANVEDGIYIIGDGSFSIDQQRYNAQFGGQLFYEIKNGRITQQIEDVAYQIRTPEFWNACAGVCDASDYRLGGSFFDGKGQPAQVSAVSHGSSTARFNGINVINTARSLG
- a CDS encoding JAB domain-containing protein; its protein translation is MQVPDPHPMLAVLDAAWRPQRMVPLDAGWQGALMRLMMDEESWVAIIQRRASTLSPAPRAADLMLTRSLFRSLHPLGIGLADHVIEAGHDRFSFRTAGLL
- the thyA gene encoding thymidylate synthase, translated to MMFLTTSPHYEQQYLDLMRHIWRHGDERIDRTGVGTRSILGATMRFSLADDAVPLLTTKRVYWKVAAREMLWFLTGDTNIRELVRQGVHIWTDWPLDAYRRATGEDIDRDAFEARIVEDADFAARWGDLGPVYGAQWVNWPVYEPAGDGLYRRAEKGRNQIAELVEAIRATPGSRRLLFTGWNVAEVPNMALPPCHMTYQFQVANGRLNGLLFQRSCDLGLGFAFNIFGLSMLTRMLAQQTGLEPGEAVWQGGDVHLYLNHADLVEEQLSRVPAGAPKLRINRRPSNIFDYRIEDFEVTNYAPQSHISAPVAV